Below is a genomic region from Halorubrum depositum.
GCGGTCGGAAGCGCTCCCGCGGCGGCGACGGGGACCGGCGCGTACGTCGAGGCGCTGGCGGAGACGTACGAGCGCGCGTTCGACGCGTCGCTCGGGATCGAGTTCGAGGAGCCGGGGTTGGTCGATCGGATTCGGTCCTGAGTCGGCAGAGCGGACGAGAAGGGAGCCGCCGGGTCGCGGGCTCAGCGCAGGCCGTCGGGCGACCCGAGCGCGCCGCCGGGGGCATCGCCGTCGCCGCGGAGGCCGTCGCCGAGCGGCGCGGAGCCCGCGACGTGCGCGTCGACGGCCTCGGCGACCGCGGGGACCGGGTCGTGTGTCTCGACGTACGTCGCCAGCGCGAAGTCGGCCCCGTCGCCGCCGGCGAGCGCGACCGCCTCGCTGCGCGCGATCCGACCGTCGAGCCAGTCGCGGACGACGCTCCGCCGGCTCGGCGCGAGCGGGCAGACGCCCTCCACGCCGCAGCGGTGCAGCGCCTTCGCGCCCGTCATCGGCGTCACGCCGGCCTCGCGGGCGGCGTCGCCGACGCTCCGCCCGCCCGTGTACGCGTCGACCAGCGTCGCGGTCGCGGCAGGGGTACACGGGAGGTCGTCCGCGTGCGCCGCGAGCCGGTCGACGAGCGGCGTCTCCGTGTCGTCGGCGACGGCGACCCCGCGCTCGCGCTGGCTCGCGGTCACCTCCAACCCGTCCGCGATCTCCGACAGCGTCATGCGAACGGGTGGCCCCTTCGTGGCATTAAAACCACCGTACTGCGGCGCGACGAGCGCCGATATCACCGACCGGTTACCGGTCGGTTCGAGCGCGCCGATCCGGCCGATCGACCCCGAATTCTCCCGGGTTTAAGTAAGGCATCGGGCCCGAGTTCGACGTGTGATGAGTCAGGCACGCTCGACCCGCGCCCGTTCGCACCGCACCGAGATGACCGATCGCTC
It encodes:
- a CDS encoding DUF7858 family protein, with product MTLSEIADGLEVTASQRERGVAVADDTETPLVDRLAAHADDLPCTPAATATLVDAYTGGRSVGDAAREAGVTPMTGAKALHRCGVEGVCPLAPSRRSVVRDWLDGRIARSEAVALAGGDGADFALATYVETHDPVPAVAEAVDAHVAGSAPLGDGLRGDGDAPGGALGSPDGLR